Below is a genomic region from Raphanus sativus cultivar WK10039 chromosome 4, ASM80110v3, whole genome shotgun sequence.
AACATTCCAGGCTTCACTATGCTTCTTACATATTTTCTACCTGAAAAATtagcaaataaataaataaataaaaaatgcgagacaaaaaaaaacaataatctaTGGTCATTTGATCTGTTAAAAGAAAGTCAACCTGGCGATGAACTTCGGCAGCCTGGCGTACAGAGTTGTATATAGGCTTCTCCAAACGCTCcaactctctcttctcttcagaTGTTGTTCTCCACAAACTGCTACATCGCTCAGATCAATACCATAGTGTCATGACAACAAAAAGACTCTTAACAGATGAAAAAAGACAAAAGCTATATGAAACTTACTCATCCTTGTACTGTTGGATTTCACCTTCAGGAAACTCTCCAGATGGAAAAAGCTTAACGACAGGGATTGTAGGTGGATCAGTCTGTTGAGGCTTCTTCCTGCAAACATAACCGAAACCATCACTAAAGCAAACACCAAACCAAGTAAActgaaagaaaaagacaaaacaaaacaatgtcTTACTTgcttttactcttttttttcttcttcttcttcgttgatGTCTCACcttaaaacaacaaaagaaacatgCAATATATTAATCAACctaagaacaatgaatcaaTCTGAAACAAAGAGATATCTAACGGATCCTTTTTTATCCTAATGGGTACATGAAACAGAGTCAGCAAAAAAAAGCTCAAAACTACATGATCAAAACAGAACACAAAGAGTAAAGTATTCACCTTTGCTTCCATCTTCTTCTGCGTCTTCTTCGTTCTCTTCTACTGCATCCTCTGTAATCTCAAGCTTCTTCGAAAGCTCCGACTCTAATTGTTCCTCCTCTTTCcctttggaggaggaggaggactcAGCGCCACCATTCTCCATAACGGGAGCAACAACGACTTCAGGGCTTTCGCTCGCCATCTTTAATCGATTCGTCGTACAACGAATAAGAGGATCGGAGAAAGCTTATTGTATTCGAAGAGCCCTTTTTATAGTTGAAGAAACCGCCTTGGAATTGGATGATATCATTGTATGAGACGTCGTGCTTGATTCTCGTCGGTGGAGTTAAGACATCTCTTAAAGCCAATGAATGAAGACAACTCATAACGTCTGGGGTTAAGTACCAAATACGAAACGATGGCTGCTTGATCTCGAGGACGATTTGGATGCTCGATTTGATCACAATTGTTGCTAGAGCTCATTCATCGCAGAGAACGGCTAACCCTAATTCCTGAAGAAGAAAGTTCAAAATGGACACATAAAAAGTCAAAACATCATGAAGCCCAAGCCCATACGCAAAGCCCGCAATAGTTAGAAACATCAGTTAAATAAAACTGTGCGTTTTAGTGAAAAGGACACGTGTCTTCTATATGGGGAGTGAACTCCGGCATTATacttataatatggtcggacccgtttggtcgcatatggacgcataatgcggtcctacacctttttgttcaaagatgaactttgatcttatagcttatctttatgatagcttattcattcataccacagcttggttggttcatgctgagaattttgaccaaccataagtattaccaaatttggctaatttgtggtgatggtctataacctttccaaggtttgatgaataaccatttaaccttatcttaggctggttagtataacacaaggtttttaaaattcctctatggactgatttgaattgttcttatagaacctttttcatttgcttacatgtagcaatttaattcagtccatggacagctttaggaaaatgctgttcatgaggacttcttttctcatcttatgattctgagctcagtacattttggtaaaccttttaggtaccaatattattatcatccagtgagtcatatataacatactacatcttttgaatttcttccagacattatatgtagtgacatatgtagtagtatccaccactttggattatatagacctcctttggtctgtctcacgatttatccttctttcaggatttatctattcactgggcatcatatggcgtttacatattcatggccaattcaatacgcctttatctgtcacttttagaaaccccacgtttctttctttctttattcattattatgagtactcttgcgtgggttcatgatcctcgattcattattcatgtgctacatattcgcgctttttctatgaatgtattgtgtcgacacatttatatatatatatggtttccttccatttccagacatcaaataattaattgagatctcatcatAGTCAATGGGTATGCCCTCGGTACCAAGAGGCTCAGCGTCCCGAACCACATTAGTAGGCACCTCAGCCATAGCCATCCCGGGCTTGTCTGGAAAATAtatgacctcggtttcttttgcacctttctttgatttccgaggttccttttggaacatatatttggtcttatattagactctgtagcaacttggttgtgtctttaagacatcaaaaccgtgtggtgctaagctgggatgacatagtcattctttc
It encodes:
- the LOC108855343 gene encoding methionine aminopeptidase 2B, producing the protein MASESPEVVVAPVMENGGAESSSSSKGKEEEQLESELSKKLEITEDAVEENEEDAEEDGSKGETSTKKKKKKKSKSKKKPQQTDPPTIPVVKLFPSGEFPEGEIQQYKDDSLWRTTSEEKRELERLEKPIYNSVRQAAEVHRQVENM